Proteins from one Natrinema salinisoli genomic window:
- the btuC gene encoding vitamin B12 ABC transporter permease BtuC, with protein MYRPARTMAWSAGLLVVLVAVVLSSAALGPVRIDVLTVAMAMLNAIVVPTSVTVGSWSVPILGVSVPVLGLEYAPIFSFDVPATRQIIVADVRLPRIALAATVGLALAAAGTVMQGFFRNPLADPSVIGVSSGAAAGAVAAIAFPAVIPFGGLHLSAFVGALGTAFLVYGIATEGGRTPVATLLLAGVAVQAFLGAMISYMLVHSGDSLREAVVWMMGHLNNSQWSDVAFALPITLVGVLVLCTFRRELNVLLLGEEDAHHLGIEVERTKLLLLALASIVTAAGVAVAGVIGFVGLVVPHIMRLIVGPDHRILLPTSALAGASFLVATDTIARAGPAVVPVGIITAALGAPFFLFLLTRREVQSL; from the coding sequence ATGTATCGACCGGCCCGAACGATGGCGTGGTCGGCGGGGCTTCTCGTCGTGCTGGTCGCCGTCGTCCTTAGCAGTGCCGCACTCGGTCCGGTCAGAATCGACGTTCTCACGGTCGCGATGGCGATGTTGAACGCGATCGTGGTGCCGACGAGCGTGACGGTCGGCAGTTGGTCGGTCCCCATCCTCGGCGTCTCGGTTCCCGTTCTCGGACTCGAGTACGCCCCGATCTTTTCCTTCGACGTGCCGGCGACGCGTCAGATCATCGTCGCGGATGTACGGTTACCCCGGATCGCACTCGCGGCGACGGTCGGGCTCGCACTCGCCGCTGCGGGGACGGTGATGCAGGGATTCTTTCGGAACCCGCTGGCGGATCCGTCGGTCATCGGAGTATCCTCCGGTGCCGCGGCAGGTGCCGTCGCCGCGATCGCCTTTCCCGCAGTGATTCCGTTCGGCGGACTCCATCTCTCGGCGTTCGTCGGCGCGCTCGGAACTGCCTTTCTCGTCTACGGGATCGCTACCGAGGGCGGGCGAACGCCCGTCGCGACGCTGTTGCTCGCGGGCGTCGCGGTCCAGGCCTTCCTCGGCGCGATGATTTCCTACATGCTCGTCCACAGCGGCGACTCGCTCAGGGAGGCCGTCGTCTGGATGATGGGCCATCTCAACAACAGCCAGTGGAGCGACGTCGCGTTCGCGCTGCCGATCACGCTCGTCGGCGTCCTCGTCCTCTGTACGTTCCGTCGGGAACTGAACGTCCTCTTGCTCGGCGAGGAGGACGCCCACCACCTCGGCATCGAGGTCGAGCGAACGAAACTGCTCTTGCTCGCGCTCGCGAGCATCGTCACCGCCGCCGGCGTTGCGGTCGCAGGCGTCATCGGATTCGTCGGTCTCGTCGTCCCCCACATCATGCGACTGATCGTCGGCCCGGATCACCGGATCCTGTTGCCGACCAGCGCGCTCGCGGGCGCATCGTTCCTCGTCGCCACCGATACGATCGCTCGAGCGGGACCTGCCGTCGTCCCGGTCGGCATCATCACGGCGGCGCTCGGGGCGCCGTTCTTCCTGTTCTTGCTCACTCGCCGGGAGGTGCAATCGCTGTGA